The DNA window CATCGTGCTGGCCGCCGTCGGCGACCTCGACGCCGCGCTGCGCGCCCGCAAGATGGCCCGCACCCTGATCGACGAGCATCGGCCGCCACTGGTGGCGGACACCGGCGAGGCCGTTTAGTCAGACGGTGTCGGGCGCGGTGGTGCCGGTCTTGCGGTAATGCTCGGCCTCCAATTCCTCGATCATTCGGGATGTGCGCTCCCGCAACAGGATTGCCGCGGTCAGCCCGGCCGCGACGGCGACCACCAGCCCGATCCAGGAGAACCGTTCCAACCAGCGTTCGGCGGCGATTCCGGCGAAGTACACCAGTGCGGTGGTGCCGCCCGCCCAGCAGATCGCGCCCGAGACGTTGGCCGCCAGGAAACGGGGGTAATGCATGTTCAGCGCCCCGGCCAGCGGCCCGGCCAGGATCCGCAGCAGCGCGACGAAGCGGCCGAGGAAGACGGCTCGAACACCCCAGCGGTTGAACAACTTTTCGGCGAGCGCGACGTGTCCGGGTCCGAAATGTTTCGGAAACCGCCGCCCGAGCCGCTCGAAAAGCGGCATGCCGAACCGGCGCCCGATCGCGTAGCCGATCGAATCGCCGATCACCGCGCCGATCACCGCGGCGATCCCCACGCCGAGCGGATTGACGGCCAGGTCATGGTGCGACGACATCAGCGCGGCCGTGACCAGCACGATCTCGCCCGGCAGGGGAATGCCCAGGCTCTCGATCCCGACCACACCGCCGACCATCAGATAGACCGCAAGCGGCGGAATCGAGTGCAGCACCGGCTCGAGATTCATGCGTCAAGGATGCCTGACCGACCGAGGATCCGTGCCTTAAGGTGTGCGCTTGAATTCGCTTGCGGCGCCCAGCCCCTCCAGCCGCGGGCGTTTGGGTTCGCGCCCGTCGTACGAGGAGAGGCCGCGCAGTCGCCGCCAGATCCACGGGAAGAAACTCTCCTGTGTCCAGCGCAACTGTTCGTACGTGCCGGCGGCTAAGGAACGCTGGGTGGGGGCCAGGCCGCCGCGTGCCCAATCATGGTTGCTGTCAGGAAGATTGAGCGCTTCGGCGGCTGCGGCGGCGAACAATATATGGCCCTTGCTGGACGCGTGTACCCGGTCGATGGCCCAGGTGTCCAACTCGCGCATCGAGGGCGCGTTGTACAGGTCGACGAGCCGGAACCCGTAGCGATGGGCGGCCGCCCTGATCGCCCCGTTGATGCGGGTGAGCCGCCCCGCCACCAGCCGTCCCAGCGGGAGGAACTGCGCCACGTTCGGGAAGGTCGTCGTCACCACCGTCGCACCCGACTCGGCCAGCGCCGCGTAGATGTGCTCGAGGTCGACTAGGGCGGGGGAGAAGGATCGCCCCGGCTGGATGACATCGTTCATCCCGGCGCAGACGGTGATCAGATCGGGCCGCATCGCCAGCGCCTGCGGAAGCTGCTCGGTGAGCACGTGGCCGATCCGCTTCCCGCGAATCGCGAGGTTGGCGTACTGCAGGCCGGGGTAGAGCGAGTCGACCATCACCGCGAGCCGGTCGGCGAATCCGAGCAGGCCGACGGTGTCGTCGCCGTCCCACAAGCCCTCTGTCTGGCTGTCACCGATGGCGACGTAACGGTGGTATCCAACGTGAGTAGCCCCGCTCACGATGCCGAGAATAACCCGAAGCCGCGCCCATAACTGGTTACCGTGGATCCATGCCACCCAAGCGCGAACCGGCCGACGCGACCGCCAACGCGGCGCCTGGCGCTGATTCGCTTGCGCCGCAGTATCCGATCGAGTCGGTCGACAACGCGCTCAAGCTGTTGCTGCTGCTGGGTGAACGGCCGCAGATCCGGTTGAGCGAGGCGACCCGTTATCTGGGCGTGGCGTCGTCGACCGCGCATCGGTTGCTGGCGATGCTGGCCTATCGCGGGTTCGTCCGCCAGGACCCGGTGTCCAAGGCGTACCTGCCCGGTCCGTCGTTGACCGGGGTGGCGTTCGCGATCTTCGGCCGCGTCGACATTGCGCGCTCGGCCGCGCCCGTCATGCGTAGCCTCAGCGAACAACTGCGCGAAACGGTGCATGTCGGAATGCTGGACGGCGCGAGCGTGCGATTCGTCGCCGCCGTCGAGGGGCCGGCCGCGGTGCGGGTGGCGTCGCGGCTGGGCCGCGCCATGCCGGCCCACTGCACCTCGACGGGCAAGGTCATGCTGGCCCAGTTGTCGCCACCGGAGTTGCGCGCGCTGCTGCCGCGCGAGCGGCTCAAGCGCATCACCTCGCATTCGATCGGCAGCCGAACCGAATTGGAAGCCGAGCTGTCCGGCATCCGCGAGCGCGGCTACGCCACCAACCGGGAGGAAAGCGAGGAAGGCGTCGCGTCGGTCGCCGTGCCGATCCTTACCCACGCGCCCGGGCTGCGGCTCGCGCTCAACGCCGCCGCACCACAGAACCGGCTGGATGCCGCCCGGTATCCCGCGGTGGCCGCGGCCCTTGCGGCGGCCGCCAAGGAGATCGGCGATCAGCTCGGCTAGCCCCCGGCAAGCCGGGCCACTTCGTGGCGCCAGGCCGCCTCGGCGGTGAACGCAGAACCCAAGTCCGGCAAGTCATCCCAGTCCGCGTCGCCGATGTCGGTACACGTGCCACCGGCCGCACGCACCCGCAACGACATCCGGGCCAGCGCGTCGAGGCTGATCGCCTGCAGCACCGCCTGTGCCACCGTGGCGGCGGCACTGGTGATCCCGTGTCCGCGGCAAATCACCACGGGACGACCGCGCATCGCCGCGACCATCTCCTTGCCCAGGCCCGAATTCCGGATCAGCACAGCGCGTTCGTAGACCGGGACACCGCCGCGCGCCAGCCAGGCGCCGGCAATGTCATAGGCGCCGTAGATCGGCCGCAGCGTGATACCGGCCAGATCGGCGGCGACCACGTCCGGTGGGTGCAGGTGCGCGACGGCGGTGTGCCCCGGGTCGGCCAGCATGGTCTCGACGTGGATCGGCAGTTCGTTGGGGACGCGGTAGCCGTCGAGTTCGCTTGGGGCGCCGGCGGTACCGTCGAACGTGATCAGCCGGATGTCGCTGGGGCGGGTGAACGCCACCCCGGTGTCGGTATCGCTTCGGCAGCGCACCAGCAGGTGCTCGTCGTCGACCCGCAGGCTCAGGTGGCCGAGGATGCCGTCGACCAGGCCGCGGGCCGCCGCGACGCGGCAGCCCTGCGCCACCAGCGCGCGCTGCTGATCCAGATCCGTCATCGCGCGCCCAGCCCGAATCCGCCGTCTGGCCGCACGGTTTCGCCGGTGATTCCGCGGGAGCGTCCGGACGCCAGGAACACGTAACTCCACGCGTGGTCCTCGCCGGTGAGCGCGACATGCAGGGGAGTGCGCGCGGCGACATCACGCGCCCGGTTCGGGCTGTCGTCGAGACGGGTCTCGTCGAGCCCCAGGCTGGACAGGCCGCGCAGGTCGGTGTTGAGCGTGCCGCCGGGTGCCACCCCGTTGACCCGGATGTCCGGTGCGAGTTCGTGCGCCAACGCCGACACCAGCCCGCGTACCGCGAATTTCGAGGACACGTAGAGCACACCACCGCGCCCGGGATAGAACGACGACGCGGATTCGGTCAGCACGATCGACGACCCCCTCGCGTGTCGCAGCGCCGGGATCGCGGATTTGACGGACTGCAGATGGCTGAGCACGTTGGTGCGAAACATCTCGTCGAACGCGTCGGCCAGCGCATCGGGTTCGATGTCGCCCACGCCCCGGTAGAAGTCGAAGACCCCGACGCAGTTGACCAGGGTGTCCAGCCCGCCGAACGCAGCCACCGCGGCGGCGACGGCGCGGTCGTTGGCCTCGCGGGTGGTGGCGTCGCCT is part of the Mycobacterium mantenii genome and encodes:
- a CDS encoding DedA family protein — encoded protein: MNLEPVLHSIPPLAVYLMVGGVVGIESLGIPLPGEIVLVTAALMSSHHDLAVNPLGVGIAAVIGAVIGDSIGYAIGRRFGMPLFERLGRRFPKHFGPGHVALAEKLFNRWGVRAVFLGRFVALLRILAGPLAGALNMHYPRFLAANVSGAICWAGGTTALVYFAGIAAERWLERFSWIGLVVAVAAGLTAAILLRERTSRMIEELEAEHYRKTGTTAPDTV
- a CDS encoding SGNH/GDSL hydrolase family protein, encoding MSGATHVGYHRYVAIGDSQTEGLWDGDDTVGLLGFADRLAVMVDSLYPGLQYANLAIRGKRIGHVLTEQLPQALAMRPDLITVCAGMNDVIQPGRSFSPALVDLEHIYAALAESGATVVTTTFPNVAQFLPLGRLVAGRLTRINGAIRAAAHRYGFRLVDLYNAPSMRELDTWAIDRVHASSKGHILFAAAAAEALNLPDSNHDWARGGLAPTQRSLAAGTYEQLRWTQESFFPWIWRRLRGLSSYDGREPKRPRLEGLGAASEFKRTP
- a CDS encoding IclR family transcriptional regulator → MPPKREPADATANAAPGADSLAPQYPIESVDNALKLLLLLGERPQIRLSEATRYLGVASSTAHRLLAMLAYRGFVRQDPVSKAYLPGPSLTGVAFAIFGRVDIARSAAPVMRSLSEQLRETVHVGMLDGASVRFVAAVEGPAAVRVASRLGRAMPAHCTSTGKVMLAQLSPPELRALLPRERLKRITSHSIGSRTELEAELSGIRERGYATNREESEEGVASVAVPILTHAPGLRLALNAAAPQNRLDAARYPAVAAALAAAAKEIGDQLG
- a CDS encoding class II aldolase/adducin family protein, with amino-acid sequence MTDLDQQRALVAQGCRVAAARGLVDGILGHLSLRVDDEHLLVRCRSDTDTGVAFTRPSDIRLITFDGTAGAPSELDGYRVPNELPIHVETMLADPGHTAVAHLHPPDVVAADLAGITLRPIYGAYDIAGAWLARGGVPVYERAVLIRNSGLGKEMVAAMRGRPVVICRGHGITSAAATVAQAVLQAISLDALARMSLRVRAAGGTCTDIGDADWDDLPDLGSAFTAEAAWRHEVARLAGG
- the hcaB gene encoding 3-(cis-5,6-dihydroxycyclohexa-1,3-dien-1-yl)propanoate dehydrogenase, with product MTGWLEGKRALVVGAGSGIGRAVVASFGAEGANVAVLERDPHKCDVLRQQLPRVPVVEGDATTREANDRAVAAAVAAFGGLDTLVNCVGVFDFYRGVGDIEPDALADAFDEMFRTNVLSHLQSVKSAIPALRHARGSSIVLTESASSFYPGRGGVLYVSSKFAVRGLVSALAHELAPDIRVNGVAPGGTLNTDLRGLSSLGLDETRLDDSPNRARDVAARTPLHVALTGEDHAWSYVFLASGRSRGITGETVRPDGGFGLGAR